One window of the Eucalyptus grandis isolate ANBG69807.140 chromosome 8, ASM1654582v1, whole genome shotgun sequence genome contains the following:
- the LOC120287253 gene encoding early nodulin-75-like, which yields MSFSIAEEDHKPFPEHKPPKKEDKPPKGKGEKPPMEHKPPFEHHPEPKPKGAPFHDKPPKKEDKPPKGKGEKPPMEHKPPFEHPQEKKPKGPPFPHKPPHKPPHKPPTEN from the coding sequence ATGTCTTTTTCAATAGCTGAGGAGGACCACAAACCGTTCCCCGAGCACAAGCCGCCCAAGAAGGAGGACAAGCCACCAAAGGGTAAGGGTGAGAAGCCGCCGATGGAGCACAAGCCACCATTTGAGCACCACCCAGAGCCGAAGCCAAAGGGGGCTCCTTTCCACGACAAGCCACCCAAGAAAGAGGACAAGCCACCAAAGGGTAAGGGCGAGAAGCCGCCGATGGAGCACAAGCCCCCGTTTGAGCATCCCCAGGAGAAGAAGCCAAAGGGCCCTCCTTTCCCCCACAAGCCACCCCACAAGCCTCCTCACAAGCCTCCCACTGAGAACTGA